A part of Stegostoma tigrinum isolate sSteTig4 chromosome 6, sSteTig4.hap1, whole genome shotgun sequence genomic DNA contains:
- the LOC125453052 gene encoding neurite extension and migration factor-like isoform X3 yields MSLHVAKYFGEITMEAKDYSCLQEKHCESLVTAESISEANETDYCELGAKWRICKNKLSKGNSMSPETHLSVFQTDDPISDQMLNFSLNGMTCENKFDDARVDELHTAASAHEGLFMEKYNGDDALLPIPSQNWSYFESFINENKDEFLDLCATSDFSANLISEEDSDSFLFDDESTLSSDLCSLKIKYESFQDDMREKSNTFQDDAQVHFFPNTQCNGTKNDEKSPRKNNSSVQEEQGEHDNLEHCALYELENNKCVLSGVFMDSWKDRENSIDSVCLSSILNEDRENWKLLRKSTERYSNQTNYTLRAKRQIRYSDDYLYDIDSLETMKSLGKKDHVHVAQEDDDDWYPRKRKKTGKKEPPVIIKYIIVNRFKGHKNMHVKICRLDCKERQVLLTDEMVKKYKKLSPLKEFWSPVPSDCNVCHYQEKLDRKLKVCSGAGMSYMFFASKNKKQQTLANGMSSIKIGCTLSHRKDNVIETDTMNAEVPKKVQKYDKSVYEFTDEIELKRITIRTVSKANQLRVMHEDSSLQKLQKKYNVPSKKMRANGQVGKNTCDRNSLESANEKPQVPDVDMLKIPVLARSFPDLSTSNTRLAPEILGGCFQSLLHGEDSSVNENIQDCSRSPNANRQFNEGVTENTYFPLLRKQTDEVSTGSKCSESNTLYLAEKPNIQEAWNVETVQNVHPQRVMGKDQIPLCTVNSQNKRLQSGVESRAIVNSNINQYGLKMSSSQNEINSNFSQKLLKEETKQLAPSKDSACILDISNFTPAKVKQGCCSEFSQEYTPKIVFKTGKPDIKSLEQRSQAQLPSKTTSPNLYVDQCQVCSELFHTNIHTYHTDSDPTSVSLSQPAQSSVHLQASDNVNSSNYKYSEVNKAINIARKRLAESSGGLLGKNAVQEQQKTSDEVKTIKIDSFEKDGVSPEDYKDIVVQKNSLVTLSANQMYQPEKNHKPVRGFTNKGSEVCTKLLEKDLMNAKTKSAMNEWKLHQKGKYSVASVESYDGVSHNITKGSRPLNGGQREFEEPGNILSNIVSGMAAVNQFMMASVEPVMNQAEVILPAVNQPLEVQNSSKWKPKPVHVLHFGTKGLKSKPQYVSECTSNVSLNSYPVNHTASCCIHSVRHSSTKTANCNCPSKTLCE; encoded by the exons ATGTCTCTACATGTAGCAAAATATTTTGGAGAAATTACAATGGAAGCTAAGGACTATTCTTGTCTTCAAGAAAAGCACTGCGAATCTCTTGTAACAGCTGAAAGTATTTCTGAGGCAAATGAAACTGATTATTGTGAACTTGGAGCCAAGTGGAGAATATGCAAAAACAAATTGAGCAAGGGAAATTCTATGTCACCAGAAACACACTTATCAGTTTTTCAGACTGATGACCCTATTTCTGACCAAATGttgaatttttctttaaatggaATGACATGTGAAAACAAATTTGATGATGCAAGGGTTGATGAATTACATACCGCTGCCAGTGCTCATGAAGGTTTGTTCATGGAAAAATATAATGGAGATGACGCATTACTACCAATCCCAAGCCAGAACTGGAGTTACTTTGAATCTTtcataaatgaaaacaaagatgaaTTTTTAGACCTTTGTGCAACAAGTGACTTTTCAGCTAATTTAATAAGTGAAGAAGACAGTGACAGCTTTTTATTTGATGATGAATCAACACTAAGTAGTGACTTATGTTCACTGAAGATAAAGTATGAATCTTTTCAAGATGATATGAGAGAAAAATCTAACACCTTTCAAGATGATGCGCAAGTGCATTTTTTTCCCAACACGCAATGTAATGGAACCAAAAATGATGAGAAAAGTCCCAGAAAAAATAATTCTTCTGTTCAGGAAGAGCAAGGGGAACATGACAATCTAGAGCATTGTGCATTGTATGAATTAGAAAATAACAAATGTGTTCTGTCAGGTGTTTTTATGGACAGTTGGAAAGACCGTGAGAATTCAATAGATTCAGTCTGTTTATCTTCAATTCTAAATGAGGATAGAGAAAATTGGAAGCTATTAAGGAAAAGTACAGAAAGGTATTCAAATCAAACCAATTATACCTTGAGGGCAAAACGGCAAATACGGTACAGTGATGATTATTTGTATGATATTGATTCTTTAGAGACCATGAAATCTTTGGGCAAAAAGGATCATGTACATGTTGCACAGGAAGATGACGATGATTGGTACCCTCGGAAAAGGAAAAAAACTGGGAAAAAGGAACCACCTGTTATTATCAAATATATCATTGTTAATCGGTTTAAGGGCCACAAAAACATGCATGTGAAAATCTGTAGATTAGATTGCAAAGAGAGACAAGTATTATTGACTGATGAAATGGTAAAAAAATATAAAAAGCTTTCACCACTCAAGGAATTTTGGTCTCCAGTTCCTAGTGATTGTAATGTGTGTCATTACCAAGAAAAGCTTGATAGAAAACTGAAAGTCTGTTCTGGTGCTGGTATGTCTTATATGTTCTTTGCTTCTAAAAATAAAAAACAACAAACACTTGCTAATGGGATGTCATCAATTAAAATAGGATGCACTTTGAGTCACCGAAAAGACAATGTCATTGAAACAGATACAATGAATGCAGAAGTACCCAAGAAAGTACAAAAATATGATAAGTCGGTTTATGAATTTACAGATGAAATAGAACTAAAGCGCATCACCATACGGACTGTGAGTAAGGCCAATCAGTTAAGAGTCATGCATGAAGACTCTTCCTTACAAAAGCTGCAGAAGAAATACAACGTACCCTCAAAGAAAATGAGAGCAAATGGCCAGGTCGGTAAAAATACCTGTGACAGAAATTCTTTAGAAAGTGCAAATGAAAAGCCTCAAGTTCCAGATGTAGACATGCTCAAAATTCCAG TTCTAGCCAGAAGCTTCCCAGACTTGTCTACTTCCAATACACGCCTGGCTCCAGAAATCCTTGGAGGATGTTTCCAATCTCTGCTGCATGGGGAAGATTCCTCAGTTAATGAAAACATCCAAGATTGCTCCCGATCTCCCAATGCCAATAGGCAGTTCAATGAAGGTGTAACAGAAAATACATATTTTCCTTTACTTCGAAAACAAACTGATGAAGTCTCCACAGGGAGCAAGTGTAGTGAGTCAAATACGCTTTATTTGGCAGAAAAGCCAAACATCCAGGAAGCATGGAATGTAGAAACAGTTCAGAATGTACATCCACAGAGAGTAATGGGAAAAGATCAAATTCCGTTGTGTACAGTTAACTCTCAGAATAAAAGACTGCAGTCTGGAGTTGAGAGTAGAGCAATTGTAAATAGTAACATAAATCAATATGGATTGAAGATGTCCAGTAgtcaaaatgaaataaattccAACTTCAGTCAAAAATTattaaaagaagaaacaaagcAACTGGCTCCTTCAAAAGACTCTGCATgcattttagacatttcaaactTTACACCAGCAAAAGTAAAGCAAGGCTGTTGTTCTGAATTTTCACAGGAGTATACACCAAAAATAGTTTTCAAAACAGGCAAGCCAGATATTAAATCTTTGGAGCAGCGTAGCCAAGCTCAGCTTCCCAGTAAGACTACATCACCAAATTTGTATGTAGATCAGTGTCAAGTATGTAGTGAACTATTCCATACTAATATTCATACTTATCACACCGATAGTGACCcaacatctgtttctctttcacaacCTGCACAATCTTCTGTTCATTTACAAGCTTCTGATAATGTAAATTCAAGTAATTACAAATACTCAGAAGTTAATAAGGCAATAAATATTGCAAGAAAAAGACTTGCAGAATCAAGTGGAGGCCTTTTGGGCAAAAATGCTGTTCAGGAGCAACAGAAAACCAGTGATGAGGTGAAAACTATTAAAATAGATAGTTTTGAAAAGGACGGTGTATCACCAGAGGATTATAAGGACATTGTGGTTCAAAAGAACTCTTTAGTCACATTATCTGCAAATCAAATGTACCAACCTGAAAAAAATCATAAACCTGTAAGGGGATTTACTAATAAAGGTTCAGAAGTGTGTACAAAGCTTTTGGAAAAGGATCTGATGAATGCGAAAACTAAATCTGCTATGAACGAATGGAAACTGCATCAAAAAGGTAAATACTCAGTGGCATCTGTGGAGTCCTATGATGGTGTATCTCACAACATCACTAAAGGAAGCAGACCTTTAAATGGTGGTCAGAGAGAGTTTGAGGAACCTGGTAATATACTTTCCAACATAGTTTCTGGAATGGCAGCTGTTAATCAGTTTATGATGGCTTCAGTGGAACCAGTCATGAATCAAGCAGAAGTTATTCTCCCTGCTGTTAATCAGCCTTTGGAAGTCCAAAATAGTTCCAAATGGAAACCAAAGCCTGTGCACGTATTGCACTTTGGTACAAAAGGTCTGAAAAGTAAGCCACAGTATGTTTCTGAATGTACAAGCAATGTGAGTCTTAATAGTTACCCTGTAAATCACACTGCCTCTTGCTGTATTCACAGTGTTCGTCATTCCAGTACAAAAACAGCTAACTGCAACTGTCCAAGCAAAACACTTTGTGAATGA
- the LOC125453052 gene encoding neurite extension and migration factor-like isoform X1 — MSLHVAKYFGEITMEAKDYSCLQEKHCESLVTAESISEANETDYCELGAKWRICKNKLSKGNSMSPETHLSVFQTDDPISDQMLNFSLNGMTCENKFDDARVDELHTAASAHEGLFMEKYNGDDALLPIPSQNWSYFESFINENKDEFLDLCATSDFSANLISEEDSDSFLFDDESTLSSDLCSLKIKYESFQDDMREKSNTFQDDAQVHFFPNTQCNGTKNDEKSPRKNNSSVQEEQGEHDNLEHCALYELENNKCVLSGVFMDSWKDRENSIDSVCLSSILNEDRENWKLLRKSTERYSNQTNYTLRAKRQIRYSDDYLYDIDSLETMKSLGKKDHVHVAQEDDDDWYPRKRKKTGKKEPPVIIKYIIVNRFKGHKNMHVKICRLDCKERQVLLTDEMVKKYKKLSPLKEFWSPVPSDCNVCHYQEKLDRKLKVCSGAGMSYMFFASKNKKQQTLANGMSSIKIGCTLSHRKDNVIETDTMNAEVPKKVQKYDKSVYEFTDEIELKRITIRTVSKANQLRVMHEDSSLQKLQKKYNVPSKKMRANGQVGKNTCDRNSLESANEKPQVPDVDMLKIPGQWNSSSPSLLHFNSASLYSPTFSDKLEAGNGLFSPVLARSFPDLSTSNTRLAPEILGGCFQSLLHGEDSSVNENIQDCSRSPNANRQFNEGVTENTYFPLLRKQTDEVSTGSKCSESNTLYLAEKPNIQEAWNVETVQNVHPQRVMGKDQIPLCTVNSQNKRLQSGVESRAIVNSNINQYGLKMSSSQNEINSNFSQKLLKEETKQLAPSKDSACILDISNFTPAKVKQGCCSEFSQEYTPKIVFKTGKPDIKSLEQRSQAQLPSKTTSPNLYVDQCQVCSELFHTNIHTYHTDSDPTSVSLSQPAQSSVHLQASDNVNSSNYKYSEVNKAINIARKRLAESSGGLLGKNAVQEQQKTSDEVKTIKIDSFEKDGVSPEDYKDIVVQKNSLVTLSANQMYQPEKNHKPVRGFTNKGSEVCTKLLEKDLMNAKTKSAMNEWKLHQKGKYSVASVESYDGVSHNITKGSRPLNGGQREFEEPGNILSNIVSGMAAVNQFMMASVEPVMNQAEVILPAVNQPLEVQNSSKWKPKPVHVLHFGTKGLKSKPQYVSECTSNVSLNSYPVNHTASCCIHSVRHSSTKTANCNCPSKTLCE, encoded by the coding sequence ATGTCTCTACATGTAGCAAAATATTTTGGAGAAATTACAATGGAAGCTAAGGACTATTCTTGTCTTCAAGAAAAGCACTGCGAATCTCTTGTAACAGCTGAAAGTATTTCTGAGGCAAATGAAACTGATTATTGTGAACTTGGAGCCAAGTGGAGAATATGCAAAAACAAATTGAGCAAGGGAAATTCTATGTCACCAGAAACACACTTATCAGTTTTTCAGACTGATGACCCTATTTCTGACCAAATGttgaatttttctttaaatggaATGACATGTGAAAACAAATTTGATGATGCAAGGGTTGATGAATTACATACCGCTGCCAGTGCTCATGAAGGTTTGTTCATGGAAAAATATAATGGAGATGACGCATTACTACCAATCCCAAGCCAGAACTGGAGTTACTTTGAATCTTtcataaatgaaaacaaagatgaaTTTTTAGACCTTTGTGCAACAAGTGACTTTTCAGCTAATTTAATAAGTGAAGAAGACAGTGACAGCTTTTTATTTGATGATGAATCAACACTAAGTAGTGACTTATGTTCACTGAAGATAAAGTATGAATCTTTTCAAGATGATATGAGAGAAAAATCTAACACCTTTCAAGATGATGCGCAAGTGCATTTTTTTCCCAACACGCAATGTAATGGAACCAAAAATGATGAGAAAAGTCCCAGAAAAAATAATTCTTCTGTTCAGGAAGAGCAAGGGGAACATGACAATCTAGAGCATTGTGCATTGTATGAATTAGAAAATAACAAATGTGTTCTGTCAGGTGTTTTTATGGACAGTTGGAAAGACCGTGAGAATTCAATAGATTCAGTCTGTTTATCTTCAATTCTAAATGAGGATAGAGAAAATTGGAAGCTATTAAGGAAAAGTACAGAAAGGTATTCAAATCAAACCAATTATACCTTGAGGGCAAAACGGCAAATACGGTACAGTGATGATTATTTGTATGATATTGATTCTTTAGAGACCATGAAATCTTTGGGCAAAAAGGATCATGTACATGTTGCACAGGAAGATGACGATGATTGGTACCCTCGGAAAAGGAAAAAAACTGGGAAAAAGGAACCACCTGTTATTATCAAATATATCATTGTTAATCGGTTTAAGGGCCACAAAAACATGCATGTGAAAATCTGTAGATTAGATTGCAAAGAGAGACAAGTATTATTGACTGATGAAATGGTAAAAAAATATAAAAAGCTTTCACCACTCAAGGAATTTTGGTCTCCAGTTCCTAGTGATTGTAATGTGTGTCATTACCAAGAAAAGCTTGATAGAAAACTGAAAGTCTGTTCTGGTGCTGGTATGTCTTATATGTTCTTTGCTTCTAAAAATAAAAAACAACAAACACTTGCTAATGGGATGTCATCAATTAAAATAGGATGCACTTTGAGTCACCGAAAAGACAATGTCATTGAAACAGATACAATGAATGCAGAAGTACCCAAGAAAGTACAAAAATATGATAAGTCGGTTTATGAATTTACAGATGAAATAGAACTAAAGCGCATCACCATACGGACTGTGAGTAAGGCCAATCAGTTAAGAGTCATGCATGAAGACTCTTCCTTACAAAAGCTGCAGAAGAAATACAACGTACCCTCAAAGAAAATGAGAGCAAATGGCCAGGTCGGTAAAAATACCTGTGACAGAAATTCTTTAGAAAGTGCAAATGAAAAGCCTCAAGTTCCAGATGTAGACATGCTCAAAATTCCAGGTCAGTGGAATTCTTCTTCTCCTTCTTTACTTCATTTCAACAGTGCTAGCTTATATTCCCCCACGTTCAGTGATAAATTAGAAGCTGGTAATGGTTTATTTTCTCCAGTTCTAGCCAGAAGCTTCCCAGACTTGTCTACTTCCAATACACGCCTGGCTCCAGAAATCCTTGGAGGATGTTTCCAATCTCTGCTGCATGGGGAAGATTCCTCAGTTAATGAAAACATCCAAGATTGCTCCCGATCTCCCAATGCCAATAGGCAGTTCAATGAAGGTGTAACAGAAAATACATATTTTCCTTTACTTCGAAAACAAACTGATGAAGTCTCCACAGGGAGCAAGTGTAGTGAGTCAAATACGCTTTATTTGGCAGAAAAGCCAAACATCCAGGAAGCATGGAATGTAGAAACAGTTCAGAATGTACATCCACAGAGAGTAATGGGAAAAGATCAAATTCCGTTGTGTACAGTTAACTCTCAGAATAAAAGACTGCAGTCTGGAGTTGAGAGTAGAGCAATTGTAAATAGTAACATAAATCAATATGGATTGAAGATGTCCAGTAgtcaaaatgaaataaattccAACTTCAGTCAAAAATTattaaaagaagaaacaaagcAACTGGCTCCTTCAAAAGACTCTGCATgcattttagacatttcaaactTTACACCAGCAAAAGTAAAGCAAGGCTGTTGTTCTGAATTTTCACAGGAGTATACACCAAAAATAGTTTTCAAAACAGGCAAGCCAGATATTAAATCTTTGGAGCAGCGTAGCCAAGCTCAGCTTCCCAGTAAGACTACATCACCAAATTTGTATGTAGATCAGTGTCAAGTATGTAGTGAACTATTCCATACTAATATTCATACTTATCACACCGATAGTGACCcaacatctgtttctctttcacaacCTGCACAATCTTCTGTTCATTTACAAGCTTCTGATAATGTAAATTCAAGTAATTACAAATACTCAGAAGTTAATAAGGCAATAAATATTGCAAGAAAAAGACTTGCAGAATCAAGTGGAGGCCTTTTGGGCAAAAATGCTGTTCAGGAGCAACAGAAAACCAGTGATGAGGTGAAAACTATTAAAATAGATAGTTTTGAAAAGGACGGTGTATCACCAGAGGATTATAAGGACATTGTGGTTCAAAAGAACTCTTTAGTCACATTATCTGCAAATCAAATGTACCAACCTGAAAAAAATCATAAACCTGTAAGGGGATTTACTAATAAAGGTTCAGAAGTGTGTACAAAGCTTTTGGAAAAGGATCTGATGAATGCGAAAACTAAATCTGCTATGAACGAATGGAAACTGCATCAAAAAGGTAAATACTCAGTGGCATCTGTGGAGTCCTATGATGGTGTATCTCACAACATCACTAAAGGAAGCAGACCTTTAAATGGTGGTCAGAGAGAGTTTGAGGAACCTGGTAATATACTTTCCAACATAGTTTCTGGAATGGCAGCTGTTAATCAGTTTATGATGGCTTCAGTGGAACCAGTCATGAATCAAGCAGAAGTTATTCTCCCTGCTGTTAATCAGCCTTTGGAAGTCCAAAATAGTTCCAAATGGAAACCAAAGCCTGTGCACGTATTGCACTTTGGTACAAAAGGTCTGAAAAGTAAGCCACAGTATGTTTCTGAATGTACAAGCAATGTGAGTCTTAATAGTTACCCTGTAAATCACACTGCCTCTTGCTGTATTCACAGTGTTCGTCATTCCAGTACAAAAACAGCTAACTGCAACTGTCCAAGCAAAACACTTTGTGAATGA
- the LOC125453052 gene encoding neurite extension and migration factor-like isoform X2 — translation MEAKDYSCLQEKHCESLVTAESISEANETDYCELGAKWRICKNKLSKGNSMSPETHLSVFQTDDPISDQMLNFSLNGMTCENKFDDARVDELHTAASAHEGLFMEKYNGDDALLPIPSQNWSYFESFINENKDEFLDLCATSDFSANLISEEDSDSFLFDDESTLSSDLCSLKIKYESFQDDMREKSNTFQDDAQVHFFPNTQCNGTKNDEKSPRKNNSSVQEEQGEHDNLEHCALYELENNKCVLSGVFMDSWKDRENSIDSVCLSSILNEDRENWKLLRKSTERYSNQTNYTLRAKRQIRYSDDYLYDIDSLETMKSLGKKDHVHVAQEDDDDWYPRKRKKTGKKEPPVIIKYIIVNRFKGHKNMHVKICRLDCKERQVLLTDEMVKKYKKLSPLKEFWSPVPSDCNVCHYQEKLDRKLKVCSGAGMSYMFFASKNKKQQTLANGMSSIKIGCTLSHRKDNVIETDTMNAEVPKKVQKYDKSVYEFTDEIELKRITIRTVSKANQLRVMHEDSSLQKLQKKYNVPSKKMRANGQVGKNTCDRNSLESANEKPQVPDVDMLKIPGQWNSSSPSLLHFNSASLYSPTFSDKLEAGNGLFSPVLARSFPDLSTSNTRLAPEILGGCFQSLLHGEDSSVNENIQDCSRSPNANRQFNEGVTENTYFPLLRKQTDEVSTGSKCSESNTLYLAEKPNIQEAWNVETVQNVHPQRVMGKDQIPLCTVNSQNKRLQSGVESRAIVNSNINQYGLKMSSSQNEINSNFSQKLLKEETKQLAPSKDSACILDISNFTPAKVKQGCCSEFSQEYTPKIVFKTGKPDIKSLEQRSQAQLPSKTTSPNLYVDQCQVCSELFHTNIHTYHTDSDPTSVSLSQPAQSSVHLQASDNVNSSNYKYSEVNKAINIARKRLAESSGGLLGKNAVQEQQKTSDEVKTIKIDSFEKDGVSPEDYKDIVVQKNSLVTLSANQMYQPEKNHKPVRGFTNKGSEVCTKLLEKDLMNAKTKSAMNEWKLHQKGKYSVASVESYDGVSHNITKGSRPLNGGQREFEEPGNILSNIVSGMAAVNQFMMASVEPVMNQAEVILPAVNQPLEVQNSSKWKPKPVHVLHFGTKGLKSKPQYVSECTSNVSLNSYPVNHTASCCIHSVRHSSTKTANCNCPSKTLCE, via the coding sequence ATGGAAGCTAAGGACTATTCTTGTCTTCAAGAAAAGCACTGCGAATCTCTTGTAACAGCTGAAAGTATTTCTGAGGCAAATGAAACTGATTATTGTGAACTTGGAGCCAAGTGGAGAATATGCAAAAACAAATTGAGCAAGGGAAATTCTATGTCACCAGAAACACACTTATCAGTTTTTCAGACTGATGACCCTATTTCTGACCAAATGttgaatttttctttaaatggaATGACATGTGAAAACAAATTTGATGATGCAAGGGTTGATGAATTACATACCGCTGCCAGTGCTCATGAAGGTTTGTTCATGGAAAAATATAATGGAGATGACGCATTACTACCAATCCCAAGCCAGAACTGGAGTTACTTTGAATCTTtcataaatgaaaacaaagatgaaTTTTTAGACCTTTGTGCAACAAGTGACTTTTCAGCTAATTTAATAAGTGAAGAAGACAGTGACAGCTTTTTATTTGATGATGAATCAACACTAAGTAGTGACTTATGTTCACTGAAGATAAAGTATGAATCTTTTCAAGATGATATGAGAGAAAAATCTAACACCTTTCAAGATGATGCGCAAGTGCATTTTTTTCCCAACACGCAATGTAATGGAACCAAAAATGATGAGAAAAGTCCCAGAAAAAATAATTCTTCTGTTCAGGAAGAGCAAGGGGAACATGACAATCTAGAGCATTGTGCATTGTATGAATTAGAAAATAACAAATGTGTTCTGTCAGGTGTTTTTATGGACAGTTGGAAAGACCGTGAGAATTCAATAGATTCAGTCTGTTTATCTTCAATTCTAAATGAGGATAGAGAAAATTGGAAGCTATTAAGGAAAAGTACAGAAAGGTATTCAAATCAAACCAATTATACCTTGAGGGCAAAACGGCAAATACGGTACAGTGATGATTATTTGTATGATATTGATTCTTTAGAGACCATGAAATCTTTGGGCAAAAAGGATCATGTACATGTTGCACAGGAAGATGACGATGATTGGTACCCTCGGAAAAGGAAAAAAACTGGGAAAAAGGAACCACCTGTTATTATCAAATATATCATTGTTAATCGGTTTAAGGGCCACAAAAACATGCATGTGAAAATCTGTAGATTAGATTGCAAAGAGAGACAAGTATTATTGACTGATGAAATGGTAAAAAAATATAAAAAGCTTTCACCACTCAAGGAATTTTGGTCTCCAGTTCCTAGTGATTGTAATGTGTGTCATTACCAAGAAAAGCTTGATAGAAAACTGAAAGTCTGTTCTGGTGCTGGTATGTCTTATATGTTCTTTGCTTCTAAAAATAAAAAACAACAAACACTTGCTAATGGGATGTCATCAATTAAAATAGGATGCACTTTGAGTCACCGAAAAGACAATGTCATTGAAACAGATACAATGAATGCAGAAGTACCCAAGAAAGTACAAAAATATGATAAGTCGGTTTATGAATTTACAGATGAAATAGAACTAAAGCGCATCACCATACGGACTGTGAGTAAGGCCAATCAGTTAAGAGTCATGCATGAAGACTCTTCCTTACAAAAGCTGCAGAAGAAATACAACGTACCCTCAAAGAAAATGAGAGCAAATGGCCAGGTCGGTAAAAATACCTGTGACAGAAATTCTTTAGAAAGTGCAAATGAAAAGCCTCAAGTTCCAGATGTAGACATGCTCAAAATTCCAGGTCAGTGGAATTCTTCTTCTCCTTCTTTACTTCATTTCAACAGTGCTAGCTTATATTCCCCCACGTTCAGTGATAAATTAGAAGCTGGTAATGGTTTATTTTCTCCAGTTCTAGCCAGAAGCTTCCCAGACTTGTCTACTTCCAATACACGCCTGGCTCCAGAAATCCTTGGAGGATGTTTCCAATCTCTGCTGCATGGGGAAGATTCCTCAGTTAATGAAAACATCCAAGATTGCTCCCGATCTCCCAATGCCAATAGGCAGTTCAATGAAGGTGTAACAGAAAATACATATTTTCCTTTACTTCGAAAACAAACTGATGAAGTCTCCACAGGGAGCAAGTGTAGTGAGTCAAATACGCTTTATTTGGCAGAAAAGCCAAACATCCAGGAAGCATGGAATGTAGAAACAGTTCAGAATGTACATCCACAGAGAGTAATGGGAAAAGATCAAATTCCGTTGTGTACAGTTAACTCTCAGAATAAAAGACTGCAGTCTGGAGTTGAGAGTAGAGCAATTGTAAATAGTAACATAAATCAATATGGATTGAAGATGTCCAGTAgtcaaaatgaaataaattccAACTTCAGTCAAAAATTattaaaagaagaaacaaagcAACTGGCTCCTTCAAAAGACTCTGCATgcattttagacatttcaaactTTACACCAGCAAAAGTAAAGCAAGGCTGTTGTTCTGAATTTTCACAGGAGTATACACCAAAAATAGTTTTCAAAACAGGCAAGCCAGATATTAAATCTTTGGAGCAGCGTAGCCAAGCTCAGCTTCCCAGTAAGACTACATCACCAAATTTGTATGTAGATCAGTGTCAAGTATGTAGTGAACTATTCCATACTAATATTCATACTTATCACACCGATAGTGACCcaacatctgtttctctttcacaacCTGCACAATCTTCTGTTCATTTACAAGCTTCTGATAATGTAAATTCAAGTAATTACAAATACTCAGAAGTTAATAAGGCAATAAATATTGCAAGAAAAAGACTTGCAGAATCAAGTGGAGGCCTTTTGGGCAAAAATGCTGTTCAGGAGCAACAGAAAACCAGTGATGAGGTGAAAACTATTAAAATAGATAGTTTTGAAAAGGACGGTGTATCACCAGAGGATTATAAGGACATTGTGGTTCAAAAGAACTCTTTAGTCACATTATCTGCAAATCAAATGTACCAACCTGAAAAAAATCATAAACCTGTAAGGGGATTTACTAATAAAGGTTCAGAAGTGTGTACAAAGCTTTTGGAAAAGGATCTGATGAATGCGAAAACTAAATCTGCTATGAACGAATGGAAACTGCATCAAAAAGGTAAATACTCAGTGGCATCTGTGGAGTCCTATGATGGTGTATCTCACAACATCACTAAAGGAAGCAGACCTTTAAATGGTGGTCAGAGAGAGTTTGAGGAACCTGGTAATATACTTTCCAACATAGTTTCTGGAATGGCAGCTGTTAATCAGTTTATGATGGCTTCAGTGGAACCAGTCATGAATCAAGCAGAAGTTATTCTCCCTGCTGTTAATCAGCCTTTGGAAGTCCAAAATAGTTCCAAATGGAAACCAAAGCCTGTGCACGTATTGCACTTTGGTACAAAAGGTCTGAAAAGTAAGCCACAGTATGTTTCTGAATGTACAAGCAATGTGAGTCTTAATAGTTACCCTGTAAATCACACTGCCTCTTGCTGTATTCACAGTGTTCGTCATTCCAGTACAAAAACAGCTAACTGCAACTGTCCAAGCAAAACACTTTGTGAATGA